In Parasegetibacter sp. NRK P23, the genomic stretch TAGAAATGAAACTGATGGCTTTTAAGCCGAATGGAAGCGTAATGGCGGCCACGGTAAAGTTCTTCGGATTCTCTTTAAAATCCTTTATCAGCGCATCGATAACGGGGATGGGAGCCAGCGCAACGAGGTCGGTGCTGTTGTTCCAGATGCGGGTAGCGCCGCCATCGTCAGGGAAGTACAGGGCACCGGCTTCGGGATCCATGGCCAGTTTGGGGGAATTGGGGTTGTTGGGATCGTCTCTGTCCGGGGGTGTTAAATTAATAACGGGCTCCCAGGCCATTTGCGGAAGGGTGAACGATTTCACAAGTGTGCCCGGCGATTTCACCTGCATACCTTCCACTACAAACGGGAAAGAGGGGTTGACGTTGGTAACGGCCTGTTCTCCTTCGGCCACGCCACGGATGTTGCCCGTTTTCACGAAAAGCAAATTGGCGTTCAGACTGATGCCCATCTGGTGGGCATTACTACTCACGTCAAGTAAGGAGAATGCATCTGCTTCGAGCCGGTTCCCAATTACATGGTCGTCCCAGAACGATTCGTAGGAATTGTCCTTTTGCGTGCGCAACCGGGCACCATTAAACACATCGCCGGAGGTGGCGGTTTGCAGTGTGATGTTTTCTTTGGGTTTATTGATTATTTCCGGGTCCAGCGGTTTGAAAACATCTCCGATGGGATGTTCCGTGATCTTATCCTTGATGAGATCGGCCACGTTCAGTTTGGAAACATTTTTAAACTGCGCCAGTCTTCCACCGGTATTCAGTTTTACCGTTTTCAGCAACGGGTTCACGGTAACCGCGGCGGGACGGAGCACCGCTGGATTAATGCGTACAGGCCTTCCCGTGAATACGGGCCGGAAGGGGCGATCCGGTTGTGCAGGTTGCACAGGCGGTGCGGGCTGAACGGGCTCCGGCACCGGCGTTGGGGTATCCGTTTCAGCGGCTGGCAATTCCAGCCAGCCGTGCGCGGGTGGTGTACCGAAATAAAAATCGGTATCCACCACATCACCTTCGGATCCGGCCGCGTAGCGAACGGTACAGATGAGTGTGGTATGCACCTGCGACATGCTTTGCATCATCGTGGCGCCAGCGGCCGTACCGGCTGTTCTTCCAGCGAAGAGTCTGCGCCAGCGCAGCAGGTCGCCCACGTAAGGATCCGGTAGAATGGGGAGATAACTTTGCAGGCCGAAGAGCAGGAAGAAGTTGGCACGCTGCACTTTTTTATATGTATTATCCAGTTCGCCGAAGAGCATGAAACCGGTAACGGGTGAAACGGTAAAAACGGCGTTTTCAAGCGCAATGGCGTGCCAGGTAATTTTGGGTTCTTTGTCTTCCGGTTTTTTGTTGTCCCAGAGTAAATTATCATCGAAGAGGTAAAACAGTCTTCTTGTTTTGTTGGCGCCCAGCACCAGCGCGGAAGCGCGGGAACGCACGGGGAAAGGTGTACTATCTACCTTCAATGGCCGGTCGGCCTGGATGTCTGCGTCGCAGAAAACGGTGAGCATTTCCTGGTTTTGTTCCGCGGAGACCGCGAGCATGAACGGTGATGCGTTGAGGAAAGAAAGTTCTGCCGTGGAAGCGGGCTTTTCTTTTTCCTGCCACAAAACAAGTTCGTGCCTGGCGCCCTGTGCTTCGGCTTTCAGGTCGAGCAGGGAGATCATAGAAGGCTCCGCATTGAGGAGCGGTTGCTGTAAACGGAGCTCTTCGTATTGCAATCCATTCCATTTTGCGCGCAACCCTTTTCCCAACTGCAGGATCACCGAACCGCCACTCTCTGCCGCAACGGGATTGGCCACTTCCAAGGTGGCTACGGGAAGTCCCCAGTACGTTTTTTCAATGGGCGCCGAACCTGAAATTTGCGCGAAATTACTTTTACAGGACTTCACTTCAAAGGTGGAGACATCCGCTTTCCAGGGCACCAGTATTTTGCTGATGCCTGCGTTGTATTCCAGTGTTATCGCGGCTTGTGTGGTATTGGTAAAAGAGATGGCTTGTCCGTAGAGGGTGCATTTTGCCGCCCCCAGGCCGGTAATGTCCACCTTCGCGTTCTGGTAAACGAAACTGAGTGTTGCGGGAAGCTGGTAGGTCGCGTTCCTGGCATCTTCTCCGTAAGGGGAACCATCTCCTGGAAAGGATTCCTGCGTATGGTCGATGGTAAGGGTGAACGTGAGTACCGAAGCGGGGTTCAGGGTTGCCTGGTTATTTTGTAATACGGGCAGTATAGAGGTTTTGATGCTGCCCGATTTTATTTTCAGTCCAACGAATTTGTCTGTGGGTGCTGAAGGAGAAAGTAACCGCGCGTTGATCCACAAACTGCCGGGATTCAATACATATTCATTCAGCAATGGTGGGGTTCCTCCACCTATCGGCACCAGTCTTCCCCGTACAGTGGTTTTGAAGAGCAGCACGGGAATACCGCTCATATACAGTGTTACCAGCTTTTCGATCCGGTACACATCTATCCATATTTCTCTTCCTTCCTGGTTCAGGAATGGCCCCAATGTTTCCGTGGGTTTGGCGCCCACGGCCCAGTCGGGAATACTGCCGGCCACTTCATATTGCCTTACCGGAACGCTTCGGATGAAGAAGCGGGTTTCGGGATCCTTGTTTTCTTCCAGGATTTTTTTTGAAATGGAAGAAATCTGTTTCAGGGTCTCCGTTCCAGCCTGTTTTCTGGCATACATATCGGAGCCTGAGAAAAGAAACCGCTCACCCGAATAGGGGATATCCCCTTTTACGACGGAGGCGGCGATGGCCCGTTGCGCCTTTTGCAGCAGCTCCTCCTGCCCCGGTTTTCCGGGTGCGATCTGCAGGGTGATGTTCTCGAGTAACCGTGTGAGTTGGTCCTGTGTCATAGCACGTTGATGTTTTAATGAGCATACGGGTTTACTGCGCGATGGAAGGTTGTTTCCAACACGTTCTTATTGCCTGTGAGGGAATAAGGTTTTTAAATGCTACACCTGGAACACGGCACCGGAAGAGGATTCCGGGCTTTCAATGGCACATCAGAAAAATTAACCTGCACGGTTCAGAGAATTTTCGTTTGGGGAGGATGAAGGTAGACGTTTTATGGATAGAAAAAAGAGGTGGGGGTGGTACATTTAGTGGTATTTTCTGTGGAAGATGGTTTCACGCGATTGCTTCCTGCTTCCTGCTTCGTTCCTCGCAGCCTCGCAGCCTCGCAGAGCGGTTGTAGATGTAGCTCGCTGGGGAATATTTTCTCGCGACGGCGCAAAGGCGCAACGTGGCTGTTTATGGGCGGGAGGCTTATTTTATAGGCCCGCTTTTCTTGTAGAAGTTAAGAAAAAGATATTTCGCTCTCGCACTGCTTCGTTCCTCGCAGGAGCGAAGGACTATTGTATTCTGAAATAGCTGGTAGGCGTTGTAAAACTTTTTTTAAAGGTTGCGGCTAATTAATTCTTCTCCTCTAAAATGTTTATTTGCGCTGCCAAAATGCAGGGCCGCTGACTGCAATTAAAAAAGAAGAATGCAAACCAAGCGCTAACGTTGCGCCTCCGCGCCTGCGAGGAACGAAGCAGTGCGAGAGACAAAAATTCCATTATACAAAACCTGCCCAAACCAACGCCTTGCGTCCTTGCTCCTTTGCGAGTTGCGAGGCTGCGAGGCTGCGAGGAACGAAGCAGGAAGCAATCGCGTGAAAACCCCAATTCCCTACAGCATGAATTGTTCTTATTCAAACGTATATTTAAAATGCACCAATGGCACTTATCGCCCTAAAACAAGCGAAAACACAGTGCCCATTGCCAGAGATTGCCAGTTTGACCATATTAATTCTGAAAAAATGAGCAAAAAATCACCGCTGAAACATTGTTTTATTTTAGCAAATATTTCATTTCTATTTGCAACTTCCCTGGTTGCGCAGCAACGAAATACACTCACGCTATGGTACGATAAACCCGCGAACAAGTGGGTGGAAGCGCTCCCCGTAGGAAACGGCCGTATGGGTGGAATGGTATTCGGTGGTGTGGAAGAAGAGTTGCTGCAACTGAACGAAAGCACGTTGTACAGCGGCGGCCCCGTTAAAACGAATGTGAACCCGCAGGCGCACACCTATCTTGCACAGATAAGAAAGGCATTGCTGGAAGAGGAGGATTATGGCAAAGCGGCGCAGCTCACCAAGAAGATGCAGGGGTATTATACGCAATCTTACATGCCCCTTGGCGACCTGGTGCTCCGGCAGCAACTGGATGGTGCAAAGCCTTCTTCTTATTACAGGGACCTTGATCTTACCAGCGCTGTGGCCACCACAAAGTTCACGGTGGATGGAACGGAATATACCCGTGAAGTGTTCGCCTCGGCTCCGGATAAGGTGCTGGTGGTGCGTCTCCGCGCCAATAAGAAAGCTGCGTTAACGATAGATGTTTCCGCTAAAAGTTTGCTTCGTTTTAAACTGGCTCCGGTTGGCACCAACGGACTTGCCCTATCCGGAAAGGCACCCGCGCATGTTGACCCTAATTATTATAATCCAAAGGGCAGGGAGCACGTCATCTATGAAGACACGACGGGTTGCAACGGCATGCGCTTCCATTGCCAGGTGAACGCTTTAACGAAAGATGGTTCCGTTTCAACAGACACCTCCGGTATTCATATTAAAAACGCCACTGAAATTGTATTGCTGGTATCCGCGGCCACCAGTTTCAACGGGTTCGATAAATGCCCCGACAAAGAAGGAAAGGATGAAAAAGCCCTGGCCAATGCCGCATTGCAGAAAGCAATGCTGAAGCCTTATACGCAGTTGTTGCAAGCCCATCGGGCAGATTACAAAAAATATTTCGATCGTGTTCATTTCAACCTGAAAGATACCAGCGGAAATACCACACAAAGCACTATTCCTTCCGATCAACGGCTGGAACGTTATTCCAAAGGAGCATACGACCCCGGTGTGGAAATGCTCTATTTTCAGTATGGCCGCTACCTGCTCATTTCTTCCAGTCGCCCGGGAGGTCCGCCCGCAAACCTGCAAGGACTTTGGAACAAAGAACTCCGTGCGCCCTGGAGTTCCAATTACACCATCAACATCAACACACAGATGAACTACTGGCCCGCGGAGGTCACCAATTTATCTGAAATGCACCAGCCACTGCTGGACTGGCTGAAAGATCTTTCCAAAACAGGCGCCGTTACCGCAAAAGAATTTTACCGGGCCAACGGATGGGTGGCGCACCACAACTCGGATATATGGGGACACTCAACCGCTGTGGGCGATGTAGGCGACGGAGATCCCGTTTGGGCCAATTGGTACATGGGCGGCAACTGGCTCAGCCAGCACCTTTGGGAGCGCTACGCGTTTACCAGGGATAAAAAATTTCTTGCGCAACATGCCTATCCCATCATGAAACAAGCGGCGGTGTTCACCCTCGACTGGCTCGTGGAAGACAAGAACGGCTACCTGGTAACCGCGCCCTCCACTTCGCCGGAAAATAACTTCAGGGATAAGAACGGGAAGGGACAATCCGTTTCTGTGGCCACAACAATGGATATGTCCATTATCTGGGACCTCTTCACCAATGTGATCGAAGCATCCGAAGCTTTGGGAACGGACGTTGAATTCAGGAATAAAATTACCGCCGCCAGGAAAAAACTGTTCCCGCTGCAAATCGGCAGTAAAGGGCAATTGTTGGAATGGTACAAAGATTTTGAAGAAACTGAACCCGAACACCGTCACGCTTCGCATTTGTTCGGCCTGCACCCCGGCAGACAACTTTCCCTGAACAACAATCCCGAATTTTTTAATGCCGCCAAAAGATCCCTGGAACTACGGGGTGATGAAGGCACCGGATGGGCCCGGGGCTGGAAAATCAACTGGTGGGCCAGGCTCCTGGATGGCGACCATGCCTACAAGCTGATCCGTAACCTGCTCAACTATTCCGGTCCCGACGGGAAAGGCGGAGGCGGAACATACCCCAACTTCTTTGATGCGCACCCCCCCTTCCAGATCGATGGCAACTTCGCGGGAACGGCTGGTATGGCTGAAATGCTGCTGCAAAGTCACCTGGGAGAACTGCACCTTTTGCCAGCGCTGCCCGAGGCCTGGTCTGAAGGAGAGATAAAAGGGCTGAAAGCCAGGGGAGGGTACGAGGTGGCGTTGCAATGGAAAGATAAGCAGTTGGCAAACGCTGTGATCATTGCTTCGCAAAACGGGAACTGCGTGGTGAAAACCAGTGTTCCGGTGCAGGTGAAAGGAACGATGCTTAAAAGTAAGAAGGAGAAAGATTATTATGTGGTGCGTTTTAAGGCGGAGAAAGGGAAGAAGTATGCGTTGGTGGCGGTGAAGTGATTTTTTCACGCAGCCTTCACCACCTCAACCGCTCCTTGCGTCCTTGCTCCCTTGCGTCTTGGCGTGAAAACATTCCGCAGCGTGAACTCAACTCCCCGTCCGTAAATCCCTTCCCCCATCTTCCTGCACAAAATACCTGAAAGTAAAATAGGGTGCGGGCCAGAACATATCGGTTACCACGGGAGGATTTCCTTTGTAGGCGTTGATCAGCTCCAGTTTGGCGTATTTACCCGTTGCCGTGCGCAATACAAAAGTCCTGTTCTTGATGGGTACCATAATATGGTTGTCCAGCGAATAATAGAACCAACCTCGGCCGTTCC encodes the following:
- a CDS encoding glycoside hydrolase N-terminal domain-containing protein, producing the protein MSKKSPLKHCFILANISFLFATSLVAQQRNTLTLWYDKPANKWVEALPVGNGRMGGMVFGGVEEELLQLNESTLYSGGPVKTNVNPQAHTYLAQIRKALLEEEDYGKAAQLTKKMQGYYTQSYMPLGDLVLRQQLDGAKPSSYYRDLDLTSAVATTKFTVDGTEYTREVFASAPDKVLVVRLRANKKAALTIDVSAKSLLRFKLAPVGTNGLALSGKAPAHVDPNYYNPKGREHVIYEDTTGCNGMRFHCQVNALTKDGSVSTDTSGIHIKNATEIVLLVSAATSFNGFDKCPDKEGKDEKALANAALQKAMLKPYTQLLQAHRADYKKYFDRVHFNLKDTSGNTTQSTIPSDQRLERYSKGAYDPGVEMLYFQYGRYLLISSSRPGGPPANLQGLWNKELRAPWSSNYTININTQMNYWPAEVTNLSEMHQPLLDWLKDLSKTGAVTAKEFYRANGWVAHHNSDIWGHSTAVGDVGDGDPVWANWYMGGNWLSQHLWERYAFTRDKKFLAQHAYPIMKQAAVFTLDWLVEDKNGYLVTAPSTSPENNFRDKNGKGQSVSVATTMDMSIIWDLFTNVIEASEALGTDVEFRNKITAARKKLFPLQIGSKGQLLEWYKDFEETEPEHRHASHLFGLHPGRQLSLNNNPEFFNAAKRSLELRGDEGTGWARGWKINWWARLLDGDHAYKLIRNLLNYSGPDGKGGGGTYPNFFDAHPPFQIDGNFAGTAGMAEMLLQSHLGELHLLPALPEAWSEGEIKGLKARGGYEVALQWKDKQLANAVIIASQNGNCVVKTSVPVQVKGTMLKSKKEKDYYVVRFKAEKGKKYALVAVK